Genomic DNA from Euwallacea similis isolate ESF13 chromosome 11, ESF131.1, whole genome shotgun sequence:
AGTTGTACCAAAAATGGTACAAAATTGAATGGGTTCAGTGGCATagaattatttagtttatctTATTTTGCAGATGACCACGTCAGTGACCAATCACGAGTATTTTAATGTGACCTTTTGCGGCAAGACCAACGAGACAACGAAGGGTAAGTGATGGTTgcgaatttttcatttttttgggaCGCTACTGAAAAACGTCGATTTTGAGCGTTGATCTTTAATAACACCTTAATGGCACCCTTACCAAGGCTAAACTTGATTTGTTCGTTGAAGGTTTTGTAAaaactttagattttttggGACGCCACTGAAAACTCTGCgtaaaaatctcaattaatttctaaaaatctgaaaatcaatttgatttaatatcAACCACCAGGGATGTCTCTAAAGGgggtttataaattaaaacaatctGACGAATCCTTTTTAAGGGTCcattaaagatttattataACAACATCctaaaaaatccacaaaacccaatttccttttaaatcaCAAGCCAGAGGCATCTCACTGGGGttacaaaattgaattaacgctttaggttttttttttcgcatttGACCCTAATTCCCTTCACGATACCAATTTAAGGGTGGTGCCCGGAAATCTTCGACAACGCCCTTTGTTGGCCGTCAACCCCCCCTGGAACCCAGGCAAACCAGTCCTGTCCCCGTTTTGAGGGTTTTAACACCAATAAACTGGCTTACAAAGAGTGCTTGGACAACGGGTCTTGGTACGTTAACCAAGACAACATAACCTGGTCCGATTATACTGAGTGTATTGATTTTGAGTCCTTAGAGGTCAGTACTAATTATCCACCACGGTCAGAacaaataaacttaaattttcagtTCTTCAACTTCATCAATTTCCTATATATCATCGGCTACTCAGTGTCGCTGGCGGCCTTGGGTGTTTCTCTAGTCATCTTCTTTTCATTCAGGTATCTTTTGAGTCACCCTGTAAATGATTTTAGAAAGTCAAATAGGTATGAATGGTATTGCAGAGGACTGCGCTGTACTCGCATCAAAATCCATGTGCAGCTCTTCCTCTCTTTCATCTTCAACAACATCACCTGGATTATTTGGTACAGGAAGGTGGTGGCTCAGGTTGCTACCCCCTTGCAGAACCCTGTAAGTATCACCAAATgggaattattaaattcagGACAGTTGTTTGCAGTTTTGGTGTCAGATACTGCATGTCTCTAAAGAGTACTTTATGGTGGCCAACTACATGTGGATGTTTTGCGAAGCCCTGCACCTGCATTTGGCCCTGGTGGTGGTTTTTGTGAGAGAGGAACGCACCACTAAATGGTTCTATGGGATAGGGTGGGGGCTGCCCTTTTTTATAGTGTTGGTGCACAGCTTGATAAGAATGTATTATAACAGGGACACAGACTTGTAAGTATGTGCATAGAAGTGTTGGATTAATGTTGCTCTATTTAAGACTGGGAGAACACACGTTTTGAATGGATTCCATGAGCACCTAAGCGTATATAAGGCGGAGTGTAATCgctcttttagtttctgagatactaATACTTTCCATAtgtaattctgaaaattttcaacttttcaatCTTTAAGACCCGGTATCTCGAGAACTAGTAGAGTAAATGCTCTAAATAAAAGCTTAAATTACTCATTTTCAGGAGCTCTATAAACCTACATACACCGTGCcgtaatatgtatattttttattttcgaaatattggGACATTTACACCAACATAGCACCAGTTCTGAATAAAGCCGATCACTCTAGAATATGTGTGAATATATCGTTTTTTCAGCCTACAATGGTATTTTCCCTCTTTGAGATGTGGTATTTATTCCATCATCGGTCGTGCTTTAATAAAGATTAAATCGGTTTTCTGTCACGTAGCATTCGGGCATTAAGAAACATTACGAAGAGTTGGAAGATATGAATCAGTCAACcaaaaaagccaaatttattctttttttgctGTACCAAAGGTCACAAAGGAAATTTGTAACGCCcaagaaaaatatcagaaCTGGGCTCGAGTTccctttcaattttttatgagTTAGAAAACTTGTGCTTTAAGGATGCAAACAAAGCGATATCCTTCTTCTTAAGGGTTGTTTAATTTCTAGATGCTGGCTGCACGAAAACGCTTTCGGATCTTGGTTCATCAGCGTCCCCATAGCCATAACTTTGATGTTTTCTATTAGTAAGTGCCCATTTCAATCGAACAACTTTGCAAACACACCTTAACAAATCATCAAAAATCCCTTCGTTTTTTAACTTCTGTTACGAGTATTTTCTTAAACAAGAATCACGAAGctcaaatatttgtttggGATAATCTAACAACCCTTTCTACACGGTACAGGTGCTTTGAGATGTTACAACCTCACAATAGGACATTCTTTGCAGTTTTCCTCGTCAACATTCTCCGAGTAATTCTAACGATAATGCACCCAAATTCGCCCAATCCCGCCCCCGTGGGCATTCGGAGGGCGGTTAGGGCGGCCCTCATTCTCACCCCTCTTTTCGGACTGCAATTCATCTTGATCCCCGTGCGACCCTACACTGGACACCCCATGTATTATGTCTACGTTTACACCAGCGTCATCATTATTCCTTACCAGGTGAGTTATTATTTCAGGGttgtttttctctttaattctATTCGCCACAGACTTTTCTGTAATTTGAAACAGAAGCAATTTAACTGATTAAGAGCGGGGGCGTACagaacataaatttaaagtaagaaatatcaaaaacacaagaaattgGAGAGAAAAGCTTAAAATTGTTGGGTCTTAAAAGGTTGGGATACGCCGATGATTTAATGTGTGCTGAGGGCTGAAAGTTACCTgtagtttgaaaaattacccTCAAAGTGTAGCAAGAGCAGGAGTGTACTGAGGTAATTTTTACTTGAACAGGGCGAAAAGGGGAGAGGTGGaagaatttatttctaaaaatggtTGAGTCAGCAACAGCAAAAAAACAAGTAATGGAGGCtacaaatttcgaaaattcctTGACCTTAAAAGACTACGATACGCCAATGAGCGCTgtaaaacttcattaaaattcaaacaaaaaatggaaaaaaaattgaaaaaagtgaaaatctCTGGGCCCTGAAGCTTTTAATACTCCACTTTTTAACGTATCTAATCGAACCTAGATACGCCAATCCTGAAGTTTGGAACCATGAAAATCCACTTGGAggcattttcattttacagtACCTTCAAAGTCATAAAAATGGACATTCAAGTGAGTCTGTATCTCAGAATTTAGAAGAGATATTACAACATGTATAGAGCTCGTTGAGACGATAAAATTGAGTTGTTGTTTTAATAGCTTTAGAGATTCCAGAGATGTCAGCGTTCAGAGATTGCGTGGTAAGTAAGAAAAGTAGGTACAACCACGTACTGGAGCTTTGAATTCTTGCAATTGTGATAAGACAAAGATGTTATCTCCCCCGTCATATTATCAATTTGAGGGCGATTAAAAAGACGTTCCTGGCCCAATTATCGTTTTTTCCTTTATCCCATTTTCATTAGGCCTACCATTGTTGTACGTAATCAAACGGGATTAGGATCCTCCTTGAGGTCAGAGATGCGGGGAAAATCGGCATTCGGACTAAACTCCTAAATAAACATTAGGGAAACCGTCAAGAGGGGAAGGACAGACTATTTTCTTACTACTTGAgacataaaaaagttttcctcCAGGGTCTTTGCTGCGccattttgttctgtttcGCCAACCATGACGTGCATCAGGCCATCAAAAGGAGCTTTCAGAGGAACTTGACGCGGCAGAGTACTAGATGGAGCAACTGTCAGACTGGCGACAGTGCTGCTGCAATCTTCATGCTCAATGGTAGTGGAAGCAATAATGGAAACGTCGTTCCTTTGCTCTCAATCCGCCGCAAATCCACACAAAATTCCGTGAAAGTCTAAGGAAAAGtgagtttaaaaatgttctcattttaataaatatttagccAGGGATCGAAATAAagggaaaatcaaaatttgccTTGCTTTGCTTCTCAAAGATTAATGTACCCCACAGCACAGGAAAGCGTCTGATGGAATTAGGCAAACATTGTTTCACGAAAATTTTCGGCATATCATTGGAGGTCATGGATTCGctttaattaatgaatatttaaatgaaggTTATAATAATGGagaattttatacagggtgttccatctTCTAGGGGTCAAACCTTAAGTACgatttctacataaaaaatagtcgTAGATTGCTACATAGGTTacattctaaaaatgtttcgtAACAGAAATGCAGTGCGTTAAAGttgaaatgaattaaaaaattcataaccAACAAGTTGTTAaacattattgaattttatagcCACTGCCTGAAGTGTTATCCATCGAGTTCGACGCATTTTTCACATCAACGAAGTAAATAAAAGTTGgcgttagaaaaaaaacagtaattattttctttgactTTAACAACTTGctaattatcaattttgttatttgttttatttttaaaaaaattgaaattgcctcaatttttttttaagataacaatttataaaaatgaactGTTAATGCATTAAAACGATTCTAATTTTTCTACTATAAAAGAAAAGTTAGTgctgtatgtttttttttctttaaatatattcaagGTAGTGCCCGTGCGCACGCTACTGTGgaaatcaaatattatattttacttaaaaaaattagttgtttGATATGAGTAACGTCTACAATATTGccataaaatatatcaaacggtttatgaaaaattaataaatttgtaattttctacGGAAACTTTGACGCACTGCATTTTtgttaagaaacatttttgagatataacCTATATAGCAAACtatgattatttttctacATAGACTCGTGGTTCAAGTTTAATCCCTAAAAgttgggacactctgtatacccTCATTCAGCGGCAGCCGAACGCCATACTTATTTACCGTCTTTGGTTATTTCAGAATTCAAGAGAGTTGACTACACCAACCCATTCCAGTAGTATTAGTAGgaaattaagttaattttcagTGTCTAAATGTAGTAGGGTAATAATAAAGCAAAGACTACTGCAGTGTATCTCTTATTAAGCCATTTTCCTGGATACTTGGTTTCTGGGTGTAGGGGAAACTAATGCTTAGATCTTGTACAACATAAGGGAacttaactttattaatgtttaCTCGTTTGTGGGCATTTCCAGGGAGAGTCTAGAACTTTTATTAATACTGCAGAAAGTCTATAATACATAGTTTAGGggtattttgtatttatttttgtattcaaaAGGCAGCTAAGAAAGTGGTATTTGAGGGTGATAATGATAATACTGAGAAAAGGTAATATAGGTTTATATTACTATGTATAAATATAGCTGTAATTCTATCGGTGTTTGATGTAAAAATACACAGGATATTTGTCTGTTTGTCATTGTGTTTTATTTGGTTCGAGTGTGTTGTTGTGGGACCAAAGGACATTCAGGGAATGAGTGTAGATAAagaatatttctattattaataagaaaaagatataaagtgccgaaaattccattaattttttctatgcGAAGTCCTTCCCTTATCgaatattttcagtatttaaatcTGAAACAGGTCTAGAAGAACGTGTCTGAAAAGGGCATACTTTGGGTTACCTCTCGTGTACTTAAGTGAATCGTGTAGGTGCAGAAGCAAAAACTGTGGAAAACTCCTGAgctaaagtgaaaaaaaatatgaagatttcTCTACATTTTTGACGTGCATCTTTGCAATTTGAACcacaaaaatctgaaaaatttctcaaagatATACGACCGATTATTCTTCCAAAAGAGGAATAAGCTCGGATGAAATTTCAAGTTAtagtgaattttcaaaattgaattttgaaaattcgattttagGGTCATTTTTTGAGTTTGCTATAAAAGAACTTCCAATGACATCACCAAGAATGTCAGCAACGCTAAAAGATACggggtcggttaaattggggcaaagttgtgaaattttatgttcgTGAATATACCGCAAAAATTCGGATAACCTTtagttttatgtaaaatttatttttgacgcaaaattttttttcttagtttattCGGCGAGATAATCCAAAACTTCGTCAGCGcaaattttcctcttctgAAACGTGACGATGTGACGCTTGAAATCCGATGTTTCGATTTTTCACACGCCTGCATCGGACTAAATATCAGTTTTGTATGATCCTTtgcaataataacaaaattacacaTTTTGGGAGATTTGGTATTTTCGCCAATTTTGACTTGCTACATAGTGACGAACGCAAATGGTACAAACAGTATTAAATTGGCTAAATACCTTTACACTTCTATCAAAACAACATTAAGTACTTCCCGAGTTATTAAACGATATTGAGAAATTTATGTTGtctaaaacaatatttaaagaaTTGATTCGCGTAATCGTCTTATCTAGAAAGATATCGGTCCAATTTATCAAACACAAACCTGATTAAATCGTCTTAATTCTTATACCTACATCCTACATGAGATTCGAGAACTtccattcaattttaattcggCATTTTCGTGGATGAACTGCTCAGAAAATCCGGTGCAAGTTTGAACCATGCAGCTTTGTTTAGGTTAACTGATGGCACATATCCAGGAAAGCTCATTTAAAGTAGTTCCAGACCAGGATACAGTGGTAGTAATTGGCGAAAGCTCGCCCGTTCGCGGTTAATATAAACAACGGTGCGTT
This window encodes:
- the LOC136412181 gene encoding calcitonin gene-related peptide type 1 receptor-like, producing the protein MTTSVTNHEYFNVTFCGKTNETTKGWCPEIFDNALCWPSTPPGTQANQSCPRFEGFNTNKLAYKECLDNGSWYVNQDNITWSDYTECIDFESLEFFNFINFLYIIGYSVSLAALGVSLVIFFSFRGLRCTRIKIHVQLFLSFIFNNITWIIWYRKVVAQVATPLQNPFWCQILHVSKEYFMVANYMWMFCEALHLHLALVVVFVREERTTKWFYGIGWGLPFFIVLVHSLIRMYYNRDTDLCWLHENAFGSWFISVPIAITLMFSIIFLVNILRVILTIMHPNSPNPAPVGIRRAVRAALILTPLFGLQFILIPVRPYTGHPMYYVYVYTSVIIIPYQGLCCAILFCFANHDVHQAIKRSFQRNLTRQSTRWSNCQTGDSAAAIFMLNGSGSNNGNVVPLLSIRRKSTQNSVKV